In Pseudomonas poae, a single genomic region encodes these proteins:
- a CDS encoding aromatic ring-hydroxylating dioxygenase subunit alpha has protein sequence MYPKNAWYVACTPDEIADKPLGRQICGEKIVFYRGHEQRVTAVEDFCPHRGAPLSLGYVEDGNLVCGYHGLVMGGDGKTVSMPGQRVRGFPCNKAYAVVERYGFIWVWPGDQHLADPALIHHLEWAVSDEWAYGGGLFHIACDYRLMIDNLMDLTHETYVHASSIGQKEIDEVPPVTTVHGNDVVTARHMENIMPPPFWRMALRGNNLADDVPVDRWQICRFTPPSHVLIEVGVAHAGKGGYNARPEYKASSIVVDFITPETETSIWYFWGMARNFNPHDQALTETIREGQGKIFSEDLEMLERQQRNLLESPQRNLLKLNIDAGGVQSRRILERMLSQEQRLILIDSE, from the coding sequence ATGTATCCCAAGAACGCGTGGTATGTCGCCTGTACGCCGGATGAAATTGCCGACAAACCTCTCGGACGGCAGATCTGCGGAGAAAAAATTGTTTTCTATCGTGGACATGAGCAGCGGGTTACTGCGGTGGAAGATTTTTGCCCGCACCGCGGTGCACCTCTGTCATTGGGCTATGTCGAGGATGGCAACCTCGTCTGCGGCTACCATGGCTTGGTCATGGGCGGCGATGGAAAAACCGTGTCCATGCCCGGACAACGAGTTCGCGGCTTCCCGTGCAACAAGGCTTACGCTGTCGTAGAGCGGTATGGGTTCATCTGGGTCTGGCCCGGCGACCAACACCTGGCTGATCCAGCGCTGATCCATCATCTGGAATGGGCGGTCAGTGATGAGTGGGCCTACGGCGGTGGCCTGTTTCACATCGCCTGCGATTACCGGTTAATGATCGACAATCTCATGGATCTGACCCATGAGACCTATGTTCATGCCTCCAGCATCGGTCAGAAGGAAATTGACGAAGTTCCGCCCGTCACCACGGTCCACGGCAACGACGTCGTTACCGCACGACATATGGAAAACATCATGCCGCCACCTTTCTGGCGCATGGCCTTGCGCGGCAACAACTTAGCCGACGATGTACCGGTCGATCGATGGCAAATTTGCCGTTTTACCCCTCCCAGCCATGTCCTGATTGAGGTTGGGGTCGCGCATGCCGGTAAAGGTGGGTATAACGCCCGCCCGGAATATAAAGCATCAAGTATCGTAGTCGATTTCATCACACCCGAGACAGAAACATCGATTTGGTATTTCTGGGGAATGGCACGAAACTTCAACCCACATGATCAAGCCTTGACGGAGACCATTCGCGAAGGCCAAGGCAAAATTTTCAGTGAAGATTTGGAAATGCTTGAACGTCAGCAACGTAATCTACTCGAATCCCCCCAACGTAATCTGCTCAAGTTGAACATCGATGCAGGAGGTGTTCAATCCCGACGGATACTTGAGCGTATGCTTAGCCAGGAGCAACGTCTCATTCTCATAGACTCCGAATAA